GTGCGCCTCGACCTCACGCTCACCGGGGAGCGCCTGCGGGTGGCGGCGAGCGACTCGTCGCCGCGCGCGCCCGTCAAACCGTCGAACGTGAACTGGGAGGCGACGGGGGGCCGGGGCATCATGCTCGTCGAGGCGGTGTCGGAGGCGTACGGCTCCGTGCCGCTCAGCGGCGGCAAGCAGGTGTGGGCCGAAGTGGCCCTGCAGCCGCGTGAGCCGGGCGTGACGACGCGTGTGCCCTGACGCGACGACGCGCGAGCCCTGACGCGGCGACGCGTGTGCCCTGCCGGAACGAGTGGTGCGCACGCCGCCGTGGCGGACGTGCGCACCCGTGTCGACCAATGGCCCGCTACGGCTTCCACCAGGGGGCCGAGGCATCGCGCAGCGTGTTCGTGCCGCAGTGCACCTCGCCCTGGCCGAGGTGGTATGTGTACCAGTCGTCGAGGTACGACACCTTCATGCCCGCGCCCGTGTACGCGGCGTTCACGGCGGCGGTGAAGATGTCCTTGCCGCCGATGACCGGTCCCCACTGCCGAGGGGCCAGGTAGCGGTCTCTGCCGAGCACGATCCCGTTGACAGCTCCCGGGACGTAAGCGCTGGTCATGACGGTTTCCGGGGCCGCCAAGCCGTCGCGGTCGCGGTGCCTCGCGAGCTCCTTCTGCTGTCCGTACTGCCGGACGGCGTCCGGTGCCTCTCCCGCGCCCATCCGCGACAGCCGCGGCATGCTGTCACCCCGCTCGGAGTCCTCCGTACCCCGCGTGTACAGGGCGGGCACCCGCACGACCTCGGAGTCGGTCACGCCCGTCTTGCGCCTGAGCACCTCAAGATTCGCCTTGATCCGCTTGGCGGCCATGGTGTTGTCGGCCACCAGCCACTTCGAGGCGAGCGCCTGGCTGATGGTCTCCTTCGGGGCGGGCATGTCCTTGCTGCCCGGCACCGAGAACATCCGTGTGCCGCCGTGGCCGGCCGCTTTCGCCTCGCGCAGCAACCGCAGTCCCGCGTCCGGGTCGGCGATCGCGATCTTCCAGCCACGAGGGGTGTCAGCAGGGAGGAACTGGACGAATTCGTCAACGTGGCCCACGTGCAGCCATGAGGTGTCCAGCAGCAGCGGATCCTGGAAGCCCTGGGACTTGAGCAGCGTACGCATGGCCTGCGCGGGCTTCGAGCCGTTGTCCTTGCGCTCGCCCATGATGATGCGCCCGGCCGGGAAGGACCGGCCGCCCTGGCTGTACGGAGGGATGGTCTCCAGGTTCCCCATCGAGTTGAGCGTCCACTCCTCCGAGTCACGGACCCCGGAGACCTGCACCACTCCCACGCCGTTGCCGCGCAGCTTCTCGAACAGCTCCCGGCCGGCCTCACGGTCGGCCTGCGCCGACCGCAGCATCACGCGCATCACCTGCTGCCGCCCACCGGGACCGGCCATGCTCACATAGCCAGGTTCGACGAAGTCCTGTGCCCAGACGTCCTGGTACTTGTCGAAGGTGACCAGCGGCTTGCTGATCCCGGCCGCCTTGACCCCTGCCGCAAGGCCCTTGACGAACGCCTGCTGCCGACGCGCGTAGTCGTCCTTCCCCGGCAGCCTGGTGACCAGCAACTGCTGCGCGTTCTGCAGGTGGTGGTGGGTCAGGAGCGGGGCGACGCGCAGGGTGACATCGTCCGAATTGCTCTTCCCGCCGGATGTCACGGTCAGGCGGATCACGGCGCGGCCGTCCCAGACCGCGCTGTCGCGTATGACGTCGGTGCTCTCGACTCCGAGCTCCACACCGGAGCGGAGCTCGGCGGCGGACAGCCGGGTCTTGGCCGTGACCAGGGCCCAGCCGGTGGAGCGCTTGAAGAAAACCCGGGTGTTCTTGCCGCCGGTCACGACCCTCAGCGCACCCGTCGCGTCCGCGGGCAGCTTCGCCATCGGCACGGAACGCACCCGGGCCAGGTCGGCCAGGTCGTCGGCGCCGTTCACCTTGGCGTCGGTGGCGTCATTGCAGGCGGCGAGTTTGGCATCCGGCAGGGGCTTGCCGCCCGGGCCCTTGACCGCGCACCGTTTGGTGTCGTCGTCGATGTTGGGCAGGAAGACAGCTCCTCTCCCGGGGGACCAACTGTCCTCCCCCTCGGTGTCCGTCGCACCGGTGACATCGACGCGCCCGTCCCGGTTCACATCCGCCCGGAGGTCGATCGTGGGCGGCTCGGCGGCGAACGCCGGTGACGCGGGCGCCAGTACGGCCCCGATCACGGTGATGGCCAGTGCCGCGTGTCTCGCATGGCTCGTACCCAAGATGCTGTCCCTTCCTGAGGTTCGGTTACCGAACCGGAAGAGGGCGGGGACGAGCGGTCCGTTGCCTGCGGGCGCCGGGATCATCCCGGGGGCGGGTGGGGCGCGACTGGTGGAGGAGGCGGTGTCAGACCCGGGCATGACGAGGAATCAGGCGTGCCGGGGTATGGGGGCGTCTGGTGCGGCGGAATGAAAAGGCTGGTGGGCAGGCCGACCGCCACCTACCGGGTCTTCGGCATCGACGCGGCCCGCAATGCGTCGGCCGGGTCCACAGCGGCCCTCGTCGCCCGGGCGACTATGCGCGCGCCGCGCCCATGGTCCTGACGGCTCTACGAGGCGAGGGAAGGCATCGAGCCGGAGTGGACCGCTTCGGCGAGCGACGACGTCTGCCGTCACCGGGTCTACCGGGTCTACCGGTCGAAGGGCCTCGCCCGTCGCCACGGATGTGGACAGGGGGAGCGGCGCCCTGAGGCGACCGTGGCCCCTGCCTCGGCCCGTAGCCCCTGGCGTCCGAGGGACAGGGCAGGCACCCGCCCTCCGGGCGAGCGCCCCGTGCGGCACCCGGGGAAGGCGCTACTCGCCGATGCGCACCATCGCGAGCGTGATGTTGTCGGGGCCACCCGCCTCGATGGCCGCCTTCCACAACTCGAAGGCGGCCCGGCCGTCGTCGTACACCCGCAGCAGGCCGTCGAGCGCATCGTCCGGCACCGGGTCCGTGAGCCCGTCGGTGCACACCAGGTAGCGATCGCCCGTGGACAGCGCGGAGACCGTGACATGGGCCGTGACGCCCATGAAAACGGAGCTGCCGCCGAGCGTCTGCGTGACGGCCGACGTGGTGCGCTGTCCGGGAGCCAGCGGTGGGCTGTCGTCCACGCTCACCTGGCGAAGTCCGTCCTGGGCCGCGTCGAACACCTTGCTGTCGCCGACATTGAACGTCAGCAGCGAATCCGCCAGGACGAGGGTGCCCGCGATGGTGGTCCCCATGGTGACCAGTTCAGGACGGCCGCGAGCGGCCGAGTACACCGCCTGGTTGCAGACGTCCAGGGCGTCCCGGACGGCTTCCTCGCCGTCCAGCGAAGGGCCGAGGGAAGCGAGCTGCCGGGCGACCAGAGCACTGGCCACCTCACCGCCCGGCTGCCCGCCGAGCCCGTCGGCGACCGCGACGACGAGCGGTGTGCCAAGGGGGAACAGCAGCGTCTGGGGGTTCTCGGTCACCGTGCCGCACAGCGTCCACGGCCCTACGACGAGGCTGTCCTCGTTGTGCTCGCGGATCAGCCCGACGTGGCTCAAGGCGGTCACAGCTATGTACGGCACCGAAAGGTCCCGCCTTTCCGTAACGGCAGGTGTGTCCCTCTCCACTGTCCCTCCCCACCATTGTGACGCGCTCCTCGTACAGCGGTGGTGATCGAACTCCGCCGTTCGGGAACGTGAGAGATGAAACGAATCGGACCGATGGGAAGGCATCCGCATGGACATCGACGCGCTCCGCCGTGACACCCCGGGCTGCGCCAACCGCGTGCATCTCAACAGTGCGGGGGCCGGCCTGCTGTCCCGGCGGACACTGCGGGCGATGACCTCCCACCTGGAGCTCGAGGCCGCCATCGGCGGCTACGAGGCGGCCGACCAGGAAAAGGAGCGCGTCGACGCGACGTACACGCATATCGCCGAGCTCGTGGGCGGCCGGGCCGATGAGGTGGCGCTCTTCGGCAACTCCACGCACGCCTGGAATGCCGCGTTCTACTCGCTGGCCCCGGCCTTCCGGCCCGGCGACCGCATCCTGACCGGCCGGGCCGAGTACGGCAGCAACGTCCTGGCCTACCTCCAGATCGCCGAGCGCACCGGCGCCGAGGTTGTCGTGGTCCCCAATGACGCGTCGGGACAACTGGACACGACCGCCCTTGCCGCGCTCATCGACGAGCGCACCAGGCTGGTCGGGGTCAGCCACATCCCCACCAGCGGCGGTCTGGTCAACCCGGCCGCCGAGATCGGCCGGATCGCCCGGGCCGCCGGGGTGCCCTTCCTGCTGGACGCCACCCAGTCGGTCGGTCAGTTCCCCGTCGACGTACGCGAGATCGGCTGCGACATGCTCAGCGCCACCGGCCGCAAGTTCCTGCGCGGGCCGCGCGGAACAGGGTTCCTGTGGGTGCGCGGCGAAGCGCTGGAACACCTCGACCCGCACGTCATTGACATCGAGGCGGCCACCTGGGACGGCGGGCGCGGCTTCACCTGGCAGCCGGGGGCGCGGCGCTTCGCCACGTGGGAGATGAGCTACTCGAATGTCCTGGGGCTGAGCGCGGCCGTACGACAGGCGCTCGATCTGGGGATGGAGGAGATCGGCAAGCGGGCCGTCACACTCGGCGGCCGGCTGCGGGACCGGCTCGAGGCCCTGCCCGGTGTCACCACGTACGACCTGGGCCGCGAGAAGTGCGCGATCGTGACCGCGAAGGTCGACGGCGTCGCGACCGAGGACGTCGCCGCCACCCTGGCGCTGCACCACATCAACGTCACGACGACCACGCCGGCGCACACGCAGTTCGACACCGAGGAGCGTGGGGTGCATCCGTTGGTGAGGCTCTCGCCGCACTACTACAACACCGAGGCGGAGATCGACCGTGCCGTCGAAGTGATCGCCGACGTGGCGCGGGGCGCGGGCGAGCGGCGGTGAGGCCTGTCGGTCCACGGTGCCCGGTGCTGCGGCGCGTGGTCCTACGGCGCCTCGTCAGCGTGTTTCAGTGCCGACCGCGCGTCGACGACGTCCCCTGCGAGCGTTGCCCAGTACGGATGCGTGCTCACCGTGACCGACAGTTCGAGCAGCCGCCGACGCAGCCGCTGCTCCTCGGCCAGCTGTTCGGCGGTATAGCCCGGGCTGGCCGGGAACGACACGACGCGATCGCCCAGTACGTGCTTCTCGCTCGTCCAGCCCGGCTCCGGAGCCACCGACCACGGCAGGGTCCGGCACAGCGCCGCGTACTCGGCGCGCGTCCGGTGCAGGTCGAGCTGCGCGGTGCGGAGGTCGTCGGGGAAGTCGTACGTTTCAGCCACATGGGAATGGTACGCCTGTTCGATTTATAGTTGGGCGATGCCGAGAGCAGCCGCGGCGGTCTCCGGGCTGCTGGGACCACGGGTCGCACGGCTGGTCGCGCTCCACATCCCCGCCAAGCGGTATCTCGCGGCGGCCGATCCGGAGTGCGCGGCCGGGCTGTCCCCGGAGAGCACGCGTACGCTCGCGCTCCAGGGCGGGCCGATCACTCCGCAGGAGCAGAACGCGTTCGAGGCGGACCCCGACTCTCCGGCGGCGGTCGCGCTGCGCCGCGCCGACGACGCGGGGAAGGTCGTGGGCCTCAGGGTGGCGGGCCTGGAGCACTGGCGGCCCCGGGTGGAGCGCGTGGCCGCCTCTCACGCCGGGACGTTCGCGCCCTGAGACACGCCCTATGTCCGCGGGAGGGTTGCCCCGGCGTCCTAGGCCGTGTCTGCCACTTCCCGACGACCAGTCAGGCGGCGCTGCGGCCACGGCCTGAGGCCCGCGCGGGTCACGGCACCTGGTGCGTCACGGCACCCTCTCGGTCATGACACCTGCGCTTCGAAGTCTCCTGGGCGAAGCCGGAACACCTGGAGCCGCATGTCGTAGTACTTCTCGGTCTCGCCGACCCACTCCATGCCGATCCGGCGAGCGGTCGCCGCAGCGCGCTTGTTCGCCGGCCGGACCACCGCGAGGAGTTCGTCGAACCCCTTGTCAAAGGCCCAGCGAGCCAGCGCGCGCCCCGCCTCGGAGGCGTAGCCCTGGCCCCACATTTCGGGGTGCAACTGCCACCCCATCTCGATGTCGTCCCCGCGCGGAGGAAGCGGCAACAGGATCCCGCCGCCGACGAGGCGCTGATCCTCTCGCCGTTCGATCGCCCAGCGGCCCGCCGGCGGGACCAGCCGGCCGTCCTCGCCGATCCACTGCTGCAGGACCAGCCGCATGGCGTTGACGTCCCCGACACGGTCCATGGCCGGACTCAGCCACCGCGCGACGCTGGAAGCGCTGAAGA
The Streptomyces lunaelactis genome window above contains:
- a CDS encoding aminotransferase class V-fold PLP-dependent enzyme; this translates as MDIDALRRDTPGCANRVHLNSAGAGLLSRRTLRAMTSHLELEAAIGGYEAADQEKERVDATYTHIAELVGGRADEVALFGNSTHAWNAAFYSLAPAFRPGDRILTGRAEYGSNVLAYLQIAERTGAEVVVVPNDASGQLDTTALAALIDERTRLVGVSHIPTSGGLVNPAAEIGRIARAAGVPFLLDATQSVGQFPVDVREIGCDMLSATGRKFLRGPRGTGFLWVRGEALEHLDPHVIDIEAATWDGGRGFTWQPGARRFATWEMSYSNVLGLSAAVRQALDLGMEEIGKRAVTLGGRLRDRLEALPGVTTYDLGREKCAIVTAKVDGVATEDVAATLALHHINVTTTTPAHTQFDTEERGVHPLVRLSPHYYNTEAEIDRAVEVIADVARGAGERR
- a CDS encoding protein-arginine deiminase domain-containing protein; this encodes MGTSHARHAALAITVIGAVLAPASPAFAAEPPTIDLRADVNRDGRVDVTGATDTEGEDSWSPGRGAVFLPNIDDDTKRCAVKGPGGKPLPDAKLAACNDATDAKVNGADDLADLARVRSVPMAKLPADATGALRVVTGGKNTRVFFKRSTGWALVTAKTRLSAAELRSGVELGVESTDVIRDSAVWDGRAVIRLTVTSGGKSNSDDVTLRVAPLLTHHHLQNAQQLLVTRLPGKDDYARRQQAFVKGLAAGVKAAGISKPLVTFDKYQDVWAQDFVEPGYVSMAGPGGRQQVMRVMLRSAQADREAGRELFEKLRGNGVGVVQVSGVRDSEEWTLNSMGNLETIPPYSQGGRSFPAGRIIMGERKDNGSKPAQAMRTLLKSQGFQDPLLLDTSWLHVGHVDEFVQFLPADTPRGWKIAIADPDAGLRLLREAKAAGHGGTRMFSVPGSKDMPAPKETISQALASKWLVADNTMAAKRIKANLEVLRRKTGVTDSEVVRVPALYTRGTEDSERGDSMPRLSRMGAGEAPDAVRQYGQQKELARHRDRDGLAAPETVMTSAYVPGAVNGIVLGRDRYLAPRQWGPVIGGKDIFTAAVNAAYTGAGMKVSYLDDWYTYHLGQGEVHCGTNTLRDASAPWWKP
- a CDS encoding PP2C family protein-serine/threonine phosphatase, with product MPYIAVTALSHVGLIREHNEDSLVVGPWTLCGTVTENPQTLLFPLGTPLVVAVADGLGGQPGGEVASALVARQLASLGPSLDGEEAVRDALDVCNQAVYSAARGRPELVTMGTTIAGTLVLADSLLTFNVGDSKVFDAAQDGLRQVSVDDSPPLAPGQRTTSAVTQTLGGSSVFMGVTAHVTVSALSTGDRYLVCTDGLTDPVPDDALDGLLRVYDDGRAAFELWKAAIEAGGPDNITLAMVRIGE
- a CDS encoding GNAT family N-acetyltransferase, with product MVGQLETERLMLRPWRIQDAEQALGIFSASSVARWLSPAMDRVGDVNAMRLVLQQWIGEDGRLVPPAGRWAIERREDQRLVGGGILLPLPPRGDDIEMGWQLHPEMWGQGYASEAGRALARWAFDKGFDELLAVVRPANKRAAATARRIGMEWVGETEKYYDMRLQVFRLRPGDFEAQVS